Proteins from a single region of Lysinibacillus sp. JNUCC-52:
- a CDS encoding peptidase E, giving the protein MKQIIALGGGGFSMEPENPLLDRYILQQSGKTNPKICFLATASGDSDNYISRFYHFFEKQDCQPSHLSLFNPPSRDLESFLLEKDIIYVGGGNTKNLLVLWRAWGLDTILKKAWEQGIVLAGISAGSICWFEEGVTDSYGDGLAPLKCLGFLKGSHCPHYDGESERRPSYQNLIATNSITPGYAADDGVAIHFVDQEISHIVSSRPNAKAYKVNFDTEMTEMELETKFLGSL; this is encoded by the coding sequence ATGAAGCAAATTATTGCACTTGGCGGTGGTGGCTTTTCGATGGAGCCCGAAAATCCTTTATTGGATAGATATATTCTTCAACAATCTGGGAAAACAAATCCGAAGATCTGTTTTCTAGCAACAGCAAGTGGGGATTCAGATAATTATATTTCTCGATTTTATCATTTCTTTGAGAAACAGGATTGTCAGCCATCGCACTTATCTTTATTTAACCCACCTTCAAGAGATCTAGAAAGTTTTTTATTGGAGAAAGATATTATTTATGTTGGCGGTGGTAATACAAAGAATTTATTAGTTTTATGGAGAGCTTGGGGATTGGACACTATTCTAAAAAAAGCTTGGGAACAAGGTATAGTACTGGCTGGTATTAGTGCGGGTTCCATTTGTTGGTTTGAGGAAGGGGTTACAGATTCTTATGGTGATGGACTAGCGCCATTAAAATGTTTAGGATTCCTAAAAGGGAGTCATTGTCCTCATTACGATGGAGAATCTGAAAGAAGGCCTTCATATCAAAATCTTATTGCTACTAATAGTATTACACCGGGTTATGCAGCTGATGACGGTGTTGCCATTCATTTCGTTGACCAAGAAATCAGTCATATCGTGAGTTCAAGACCAAACGCTAAGGCCTATAAAGTTAACTTCGATACGGAAATGACAGAAATGGAACTTGAAACAAAATTTTTAGGTTCTCTTTAG